The following is a genomic window from Garra rufa chromosome 4, GarRuf1.0, whole genome shotgun sequence.
TATCTCTTCTTCCCCTCAGTGCACTCATCTCATCAACAAAACATAAGACTCATCTTGCTTGGAGCAAAGGGCTCAGGAAAGAGCTCAACAGGAAACAGTATTCTAGCAGCAGGAAGTGACCTAAGCTTTGAGGCAAAGAAGCGGACCACACAATGCATGAAGGAAACATTCACAGTGGCAGGAAGACAGGTAACAGTTGTAGACACACCTGGCTGGTGGATGAACTACTTTACCCAGGATTCTTCAGCTTTTGACAAGGAGGAAATAGTCAAGAGTGTGTACTTGTGTCCACCTGGTCCTCATGCTTTCCTTTTGGTGGTACGGGTGGACAGGTCATTCACAGAGACCTACAGAAGAGCCACTGAGGAACACATAGAGCTCATTAGTAAGGATGTTTGGAATCACTCTATAGTGCTTTTCACTTTTGGCGACTGGCTTGGCGACACAACCATAGAGCAGTACATTGAAAGCGAAGGTAAGACCGTCCAGTGGCTCGTGGAGAGATGCGGAAACCACTATCACGTGCTAAACAACAAGAGCCTTGGGAATAAGTTCCAGATCACAGAGCTACTGGAGAAGATAGAGGAGATGACAGCAGGAAGCCACTTTAAAACAGATGAGAGTCTTTTTAAAGAGATGAAGAGAAAACGGCAAGTAGAGGAAGACAGGGCAAAGCTGCGGTGTGAAAATGTGCTGAGGCGAAGAGAAAGCTTGAAAGCATTTAAGAGTAAGTCAAGAACATTCATTTACATCATCTAATAAATTATACTGTGatacaaaatttaaaaattgagttcacccaaaaatcagcCCTCATCTCATTTCAAATcttaatactttcattcacctTTTGaaacaaactaagatatttttaaagaaacctGGGAGGTTTCTGTTCTTTTATTTAAAGTCTTGAAACAACTTGAAGTTCCAAAAAGATCATAGGCATTGTCAAACTAACCTATATGAAAACTTCCCTGTTATTTGTTTCTCTTTACAGATCAAGTACAGTTGCCCTCAGCTATAAGATTTTTTCTCCTGGGTGGTAAATATTCTGGCAAGACGTCATCTGCAAGTTGCATTTTGGGTCATTATGGACAAAAGGCTGACAACCAAAACCCCTTGAGAGGTACAGTTATACTCAATAAGACAAAAGTTGAGGTTATAGACACACCAGGCTGGATGACTGAGTGTCCAGATATCGCAGAGTTCAAAAGGCAACTTCTCCATGATTGGGTTTCTGGTTCAGCCAGTGGGAACTGCATCCTCCTGCTGGTTGTCAATGCCAGTTCATCTTTTACACAAAGGAacctgaaaacagctgagaaccATCTGCATGCTCTGGGAGGGAAAGCATGGAGCAGCACCATTGTGTTGTTCACACATGGAGACTGCCTCGGTGACGTTAGTGTAGAGCAGTATATTGAAAGTGAAGGAGATGCCCTTCAGACACTGGTGGAGAAATGTGGAAATAGATACCAGGTTTTCAACAACAAGATGAAAGACAGTGGCACTCAGGTTGCAGAACTAATGCAAAAGATAGAGGAGATTGTGTTAGAACAGTTACTAAATAAGGCAGAAAATCAAGGGAATATTCAACAACTTTTGGTACATCGCGAATTAAGGTTTGGCAGTACGATACAGATTGGGGATGTGCAAATGACACCCCTTAGAAGCTCTACAAACATTCATCATGGTGAGttgccattttttttatattagttctctccattttattataaaaacttgTTTCCACCATATAAATCTGCTTGATTCTGAATTCTGGATGTTGGGATTGCTACTTTACAGTGTTTGTTACTCTTTTTTGTAAAAGGTGATACTGACATTCAAGGAGAGTGTCAAATGATCTCTGAACATCTATTCCCATCTACATCCAGTGATCCAAAAATTACCACCACAGACTCCAGCCCTTCACTAAATGAAAACCAAGCACTGACCTACAGAAGTATCCAGTTATCAAATAGGACCTCATTACCCAGAAACTGTCATCAAAGAATAGTATTTGTGTTCAACACCTCAGAATGGTTTCACCCAAATGAACCATGGATTGGCATGGACAGGACAGACAGACCTGAAACAGGTTCTCTTGCTGTGTTCCATGTTCCACCAACTGAGCAGCCAATGAATGTACAACGATTATTCAGGAACGAATCACAGGGGCAAAGGTTTTGTGGGCCATCCCATCCATATTACCACAGGAACACACTTCACACAGCTCAAACTGCAAAAGAAAGAGCCTTTATGGATTTTGTCCAATCAGAGAACCTGCAGAACCTAATTGACCAATGGGGTGACAGTAACATTGAGGAGCTGGAGGCATTTATAGATTCCTATTTTGAGATGGTGTGGCAGGAGGCTATGAATGAGCCTGAATCCAGCAGCATGGCTCCAATAAACTGTGAATGTTCAGGGATCACTGAAAACGATCAAGGACAT
Proteins encoded in this region:
- the LOC141333468 gene encoding uncharacterized protein, translating into LNEGNVDHLFKLRIILLGGRNSGKSLVGNAILNQEEFVLHERTTCLKRKAEVQGRSVTVVDTPGWWCDFSAQDTPELVRREIRHSISMCHPGPHIFLLVVKTDSVFIEKRRKAVEEHLELLGEAIWSHTMVLFTKGKNAGNKSFEEHVQISGKPLQWLIEKCSGRFYILDTQETCNATAVMELMGKIDKMVAENQQHHFEMDVKILQETEDRKREVEIKAHHRLMQIHKQRSTLKVHSSHQQNIRLILLGAKGSGKSSTGNSILAAGSDLSFEAKKRTTQCMKETFTVAGRQVTVVDTPGWWMNYFTQDSSAFDKEEIVKSVYLCPPGPHAFLLVVRVDRSFTETYRRATEEHIELISKDVWNHSIVLFTFGDWLGDTTIEQYIESEGKTVQWLVERCGNHYHVLNNKSLGNKFQITELLEKIEEMTAGSHFKTDESLFKEMKRKRQVEEDRAKLRCENVLRRRESLKAFKNQVQLPSAIRFFLLGGKYSGKTSSASCILGHYGQKADNQNPLRGTVILNKTKVEVIDTPGWMTECPDIAEFKRQLLHDWVSGSASGNCILLLVVNASSSFTQRNLKTAENHLHALGGKAWSSTIVLFTHGDCLGDVSVEQYIESEGDALQTLVEKCGNRYQVFNNKMKDSGTQVAELMQKIEEIVLEQLLNKAENQGNIQQLLVHRELRFGSTIQIGDVQMTPLRSSTNIHHGDTDIQGECQMISEHLFPSTSSDPKITTTDSSPSLNENQALTYRSIQLSNRTSLPRNCHQRIVFVFNTSEWFHPNEPWIGMDRTDRPETGSLAVFHVPPTEQPMNVQRLFRNESQGQRFCGPSHPYYHRNTLHTAQTAKERAFMDFVQSENLQNLIDQWGDSNIEELEAFIDSYFEMVWQEAMNEPESSSMAPINCECSGITENDQGHLASIDRKLSKLDILEGVQRDLRELKQTINDCSRIFQELKDRTKETHDPSQPPEAPASAESEKMGRSDEK